Proteins from one Anopheles nili chromosome 2, idAnoNiliSN_F5_01, whole genome shotgun sequence genomic window:
- the LOC128723627 gene encoding uncharacterized protein LOC128723627, which translates to MPLTQNVRCSSGLWPLIVILLLVPGVLGTRVHADEHVVTSPNVRQLTASVNTRRLANVLDDAFVSFYAKPQDIFDGQGNPVSETSFLMAQSLAGTFLKVVADSTQLHLQTTAGRSVVGEPDDHELVQIRATAWQAFYDWARRASVVPVFVLDYPQDTGAPWDAKRALAILSAASALGITECRWQLGNGRVGDATQYADDLRTFRTMLSAFPHQQWAIVASELSPELVSLEEVQYFHANADNLVEAITITRPSAHGNDRSWNYTTLQREIHLRGLSRQRLPIWLDLDAPNTLPPELTSVCCDRCLREALEYARTLGEAARSGVSVVLKPLRREDIQQYTLNYLIALLYKRTVGRKVFPVTLDASGGQTSVYGYCTRNRTGSLTLVVINGDETGATNATIKLPTRSLSSAVELFLVGVQDGRPVVNNRALPEDGMPTELSPVTAVTTLAHGVSFYLPAGTVLFAIVPGVQVRECRLNRDVARQTGSFQHDRTSTDVLLEQLIGDLLEQVPLEPLQRKKRSLLHHEHHQVTDPKHKRKRGFRIRAPTLPAQDGGLAESLSKALENPTLAPADATERTSRGPRQTQAYKRRQRRIRQQEKRVEKRNLRKMKHPLRDRSKRGGEGGRLKGGAFQAHAHERLLKRMSAKLASRKTKRSSLAEAVNEPPSFTGSEEDGEQLGREGFPLGDVHLVISKGPTSGELDEDELMEREREAAVDGRTVDERRMVVEYRKSGESRRKAARARSTVGRRRVTISQRDFPRFGPGRKWAESDAARDDCSRRATAGRRVPVGEPEGQETTQYDRFMTIRREQEAEVAVDEESAPASEVQRPVVQEQHDPDVAQEMEVTGSALMEQPEEEEMKLFTPAPSRTSDEFMPRLDPTTAWSLEATSADVTELVEQPRHHHFHDRYKRSARELVASQEVDRLEDFFRTNVKLQQKFAEMFDLLLEAIEELESEENDAHEVLSDDAGDDVRDDVGVEGMHLRRTKRNVLLHPQSWESRERSNTIRRQRGSEETSSENHILPEVDRNHRPTSAPEPSEPASQGGDGGDGGDGGDEGKPGAFMLRSVVNFMRRATSEFHQLFAGWFGKTA; encoded by the exons ATGCCTCTAACCCAGAACGTACGCTGTTCCAGCGGTTTGTGGCCGCTAATCGTCATCCTGTTGCTCGTCCCGGGAGTGCTCGGAACACGTGTTCACGCAGACGAACACGTGGTCACATCACCCAACGTGCGGCAGTTAACCGCATCCGTCAACACGCGCCGGCTGGCAAACGTGCTCGATGATGCGTTCGTAAGCTTCTACGCCAAACCGCAGGACATCTTCGATGGCCAAGGCAATCCGGTCAGCGAAACGAGCTTCCTGATGGCGCAAAGTCTCGCCGGGACGTTCCTAAAGGTGGTGGCCGATTCAACGCAGCTTCACCTGCAAACAACCGCCGGTCGCAGTGTCGTCGGTGAACCGGATGATCATGAGCTGGTACAGATCCGTGCCACAGCCTGGCAAGCGTTCTACGATTGGGCACGCCGGGCCAGCGTTGTGCCAGTGTTTGTTCTCGACTACCCGCAGGACACTGGAGCTCCGTGGGATGCGAAACGTGCGCTTGCGATTTTATCCGCGGCTAGTGCGCTTGGAATCACGGAATGCCGCTGGCAGTTGGGAAATG GACGTGTTGGTGATGCTACACAGTACGCGGACGATTTGCGAACCTTCCGTACGATGTTGAGTGCATTTCCACATCAACAATGGGCGATCGTAGCGTCCGAACTAAGCCCCGAGCTGGTTTCACTCGAAGAGGTGCAATATTTCCACGCCAACGCCGACAACCTCGTCGAAGCGATAACGATCACGAG GCCATCGGCACACGGCAACGATCGATCGTGGAACTACACCACACTACAGCGCGAGATCCACCTGCGAGGGCTCTCCAGGCAACGCCTCCCAATATGGCTCGATTTGGATGCCCCAAACACGCTACCACCGGAGCTGACGTCCGTGTGCTGTGACCGATGCCTGCGGGAAGCGTTAGAGTACGCTCGAACGCTCGGTGAAGCCGCCCGAAGTGGTGTTAGCGTCGTCCTGAAGCCATTACGCCGCGAGGACATCCAGCAGTACACGCTCAACTACCTGATCGCGCTGCTGTACAAACGCACCGTCGGTCGGAAGGTGTTTCCGGTGACACTGGACGCTTCCGGTGGGCAAACGTCCGTGTACGGATACTGCACGCGAAACCGCACCGGTTCCCTAACGCTCGTCGTGATCAACGGTGATGAAACGGGTGCAACAAACGCCACGATCAAGCTGCCAACACGATCGTTATCCTCCGCCGTCGAGCTGTTCTTGGTAGGCGTTCAAGATGGCCGACCGGTGGTGAATAATCGCGCCCTTCCGGAGGACGGCATGCCGACGGAACTAAGCCCGGTCACGGCCGTGACAACGCTCGCGCACGGTGTTAGCTTTTATCTGCCCGCTGGAACCGTCCTGTTCGCGATCGTTCCCGGTGTGCAGGTGCGTGAATGTCGCCTCAATCGCGACGTTGCTCGCCAAACGGGAAGCTTCCAGCACGATCGCACCTCCACGGATGTGCTGCTCGAGCAGCTGATTGGCGATCTGCTCGAACAAGTGCCACTGGAACCGTTGCAGCGCAAAAAGCGCTCGCTGTTGCACCACGAACACCACCAAGTAACGGATCCGAAGCATAAACGTAAACGAGGGTTTCGCATTCGCGCGCCCACTCTTCCGGCACAAGATGGCGGCCTTGCGGAGAGTCTCTCGAAGGCGCTGGAGAACCCAACACTGGCACCGGCGGATGCGACGGAGCGCACCTCGCGTGGTCCTCGGCAAACGCAAGCGTACAAGCGTCGCCAGCGGCGCATCCGGCAGCAGGAAaagcgcgtggaaaagcgcaaccTGCGCAAGATGAAGCACCCGTTGCGCGATCGCTCGAAGCGGGGTGGAGAGGGAGGGCGTCTGAAGGGGGGTGCTTTCCAGGCGCACGCCCACGAGCGGTTGTTGAAGCGAATGTCGGCCAAGCTGGCAAGCCGGAAGACGAAGCGTTCCTCGCTGGCGGAAGCGGTTAATGAGCCACCGAGTTTCACCGGAAGTGAGGAAGATGGAGAGCAGCTGGGACGGGAGGGTTTCCCGCTTGGTGACGTGCATTTGGTGATCTCGAAGGGACCGACCTCGGGTGAGCTGGATGAGGATGAGCTGATGGAGCGCGAAAGGGAAGCAGCGGTGGATGGACGCACGGTGGACGAACGGCGGATGGTGGTGGAGTACCGGAAGTCGGGCGAAAGTCGGCGGAAGGCAGCACGAGCAAGGAGCACGGTGGGGCGAAGACGAGTGACGATTAGTCAGCGAGATTTTCCACGCTTTGGACCGGGCCGGAAGTGGGCGGAAAGTGACGCGGCACGGGACGATTGTTCGAGACGTGCCACGGCGGGTAGGCGTGTTCCGGTGGGTGAACCGGAAGGACAGGAAACGACACAGTACGATCGGTTCATGACGATCCGACGGGAACAGGAAGCGGAAGTGGCTGTCGACGAGGAAAGTGCCCCAGCGAGTGAGGTTCAACGACCGGTAGTGCAGGAACAACACGACCCGGATGTGGCGCAGGAAATGGAAGTGACCGGAAGTGCGCTAATGGAGCAACCGGAAGAAGAGGAAATGAAGCTTTTTACACCAGCCCCAAGCAGGACGAGCGATGAATTTATGCCACGGCTTGATCCCACCACGGCCTGGTCACTGGAAGCTACCTCGGCTGACGTCACAGAGCTCGTGGAACAACCGCGTCATCATCACTTCCACGATCGGTATAAACGATCAGCTAGGGAGCTCGTTGCCTCTCAAGAAGTCGATCGGTTGGAGGACTTTTTCCGTACGAACGTAAAGCTGCAGCAAAAATTTGCCGAAATGTTCGATCTTCTGCTCGAAGCGATCGAAGAGCTGGAATCGGAAGAGAACGACGCCCACGAGGTGCTTTCCGATGACGCTGGTGATGACGTACGTGATGACGTGGGCGTTGAGGGGATGCATTTAAGGCGAACCAAGCGCAACGTGCTGCTACATCCACAATCGTGGGAATCACGTGAACGATCGAACACGATTCGACGGCAGCGTGGTTCCGAGGAGACGTCAAGTGAGAACCACATCTTGCCGGAAGTGGACCGGAACCATCGGCCGACGAGTGCACCGGAACCAAGCGAACCGGCGTCCCAAGGCGGGGACGGTGGAGACGGCGGAGATGGCGGAGATGAGGGTAAACCGGGGGCGTTTATGCTGCGATCGGTGGTGAATTTTATGCGCCGAGCGACGAGCGAATTCCATCAGCTATTTGCGGGGTGGTTTGGGAAGACGGCGTGA